A part of Desulfobacter sp. genomic DNA contains:
- a CDS encoding sensor domain-containing diguanylate cyclase has translation MLVAMALGMVMSMGRTRAALEKELDAFHSESLAALADNIEDSLASFSPEGVKNTASVLLRDERIVEIEVFSSLFDLHLFRVSKQTAGRRFDTLSLTKNISRGGETLGHVRIDVDKGWIAPRLKAEIRHSLVLFFTMAAGGLSLMLPAVYFKILRPLNRLMNQSRILSKGDLDTECQWRGNDEFSLLGRTLDDMRSTLNRNFSLIKKLAVTDELTGLPNRRGFYLEADRLMLLGARHGHPLSIAVLDLDFFKSVNDVYGHGTGDKVLVAFVKAVSNRIRKSDLFARFGGEEFVLLMPETSIEDAEKFLNSLRRDIYRQEYPHGETLTISVGGVAFDPEFSLDHHLNTADKALYQAKEQGRNRVAVLSAGTR, from the coding sequence ATGCTGGTGGCAATGGCGCTGGGCATGGTGATGAGCATGGGCCGCACACGGGCCGCCCTTGAAAAAGAACTGGATGCCTTTCACAGTGAAAGCCTGGCCGCCCTTGCCGATAATATTGAGGATTCCCTGGCCTCTTTTTCCCCGGAAGGGGTGAAAAATACGGCCAGTGTGCTCCTAAGGGACGAACGTATCGTTGAAATTGAGGTTTTTTCCAGCCTTTTCGACCTTCATTTGTTCCGGGTGTCAAAGCAGACCGCAGGCCGCCGGTTTGATACCCTTTCCCTGACAAAAAACATATCCCGGGGCGGGGAAACCCTGGGCCATGTTCGTATTGATGTGGATAAAGGGTGGATCGCCCCCCGCCTGAAAGCGGAAATCAGGCATAGTCTGGTCCTTTTTTTTACCATGGCCGCCGGCGGCCTCAGCCTGATGCTGCCGGCCGTTTATTTCAAGATTTTAAGGCCGTTGAACCGGCTGATGAATCAGTCGCGCATCCTGTCTAAAGGGGATCTGGATACTGAGTGCCAATGGCGCGGCAATGACGAATTCTCGCTTCTGGGCAGAACCCTGGATGATATGAGGTCCACCCTTAACCGTAATTTCAGCCTGATAAAAAAGCTGGCCGTCACCGACGAACTCACCGGCCTGCCCAACCGGCGGGGATTTTACCTTGAAGCCGACCGGCTGATGCTGCTGGGGGCCCGGCACGGGCACCCCCTCTCCATCGCCGTCCTGGATCTGGATTTTTTTAAGTCCGTCAACGATGTCTACGGGCACGGGACAGGGGATAAGGTCCTGGTCGCCTTTGTGAAGGCCGTCAGTAACCGGATCCGCAAATCCGATCTTTTTGCCCGGTTCGGCGGGGAGGAATTTGTTCTTTTAATGCCCGAAACCAGTATCGAAGATGCAGAAAAATTCTTAAACAGCCTGCGCAGGGATATTTACCGCCAGGAATATCCCCATGGCGAGACATTGACCATTTCCGTGGGCGGGGTGGCCTTTGATCCTGAGTTTTCCCTTGACCACCACCTTAACACCGCGGACAAGGCGCTCTACCAGGCCAAGGAGCAGGGCCGGAACCGGGTGGCGGTTCTGTCTGCCGGCACCCGTTAG
- a CDS encoding BMP family ABC transporter substrate-binding protein: MDGALARARVFKPSVIYQGSIEKNSFNVAIHKGVERFKDKTGLEVREMVSGLDMADYVRCVTLCTESGFSPVFMLYGNHFPDLVGFVRKYPATRFIVLDTVRDEPNMFSFVMAEHEGSFLAGALAAMASKTGILGFVSVVDTPFQRRFLCGYSQGARYIRPQIQVLEGFTGDYKGAWFDGNATAALAHSMMDKGADVIYQAAGGAGPAVLEAAAKRGKLGIGVDVNQNGLFPGSVLTSMVKRTDKAVFAALMLAKLGVWRDNYKLLGLAQDAVGIVFDRHNQSLVTPGMRQRIAQIRKDIVMGTVQVHDYTQNKKCP, from the coding sequence ATGGACGGTGCCTTGGCCCGGGCCCGGGTATTTAAGCCATCGGTGATTTACCAGGGCAGCATTGAGAAAAACTCTTTCAATGTGGCCATCCATAAAGGGGTGGAGCGGTTTAAGGACAAGACAGGGCTTGAGGTCCGGGAGATGGTGTCCGGGCTGGACATGGCCGATTATGTCCGATGTGTCACCCTCTGCACCGAGAGCGGTTTCTCCCCGGTGTTTATGCTTTACGGCAACCATTTCCCCGATCTGGTCGGTTTTGTGCGCAAATACCCGGCCACCCGCTTCATTGTACTGGATACGGTGCGGGACGAACCCAATATGTTCTCCTTTGTCATGGCTGAGCATGAAGGCTCCTTTCTGGCCGGGGCCCTGGCGGCCATGGCCAGCAAAACCGGAATTCTGGGCTTTGTATCCGTGGTGGATACCCCGTTCCAGCGGCGGTTTTTATGCGGCTACAGCCAGGGCGCCAGGTATATCCGGCCCCAGATACAGGTGCTGGAGGGATTCACTGGGGATTATAAGGGCGCATGGTTTGACGGAAACGCCACTGCCGCCCTGGCCCATAGCATGATGGACAAAGGGGCGGATGTGATTTATCAGGCAGCGGGCGGTGCCGGACCGGCCGTGCTTGAAGCTGCGGCAAAGCGGGGAAAGCTGGGTATCGGGGTGGATGTCAACCAGAACGGGCTGTTTCCAGGATCCGTACTCACCTCAATGGTAAAGCGGACGGACAAGGCTGTGTTTGCCGCCCTTATGCTGGCAAAACTGGGGGTCTGGCGGGATAACTACAAGCTGCTGGGACTGGCCCAGGATGCCGTGGGGATTGTATTTGACCGGCATAACCAGTCTTTGGTGACCCCTGGAATGCGGCAGCGCATTGCGCAGATAAGAAAGGACATTGTGATGGGGACGGTCCAGGTCCACGATTATACCCAAAACAAAAAGTGCCCCTGA
- the pyk gene encoding pyruvate kinase yields the protein MMRKTKIVATVSNLNCSPEFIGRIYEAGINVVRLNTAHMSHEDAMEVIENTRAVSEKIGILLDTKGPEIRTCDAEAPLSVKHGDFIRIKGAPGEKSTGDLICVSYDRFVNDVPVGSSVLIDDGYIALAVMKKEDNHLICHVENDGTIHPRKSINIPSVHVKLPALSEKDKGFIKFAAEQNLDFIAHSFVRNKEDVMAVQSILDKKKSPIKIIAKIENAQGVENLEEILDHAYGVMIARGDLAVEIPTEQIPLIQKQIVQTCIERRRPVIVATQMLHSMIDSPRPTRAEVSDVANACLDHADALMLSGETANGKYPEVAVRTMAKIAKEVEAKRSSFIDVPYTSENKVTAYLAKAAVKAALRLNTKGIVADSVSGKSILALAAYRGDNPIFAQVYDKKVMRQLSLSFGVFADYIPMAGGSSTGHLQESICRLITENHFNDEELIIVLAGSFGPRHGASFIEISSAGSFREKC from the coding sequence ATCATGAGAAAAACAAAAATTGTGGCCACGGTGTCCAATTTGAACTGTTCCCCGGAATTCATCGGCCGTATTTATGAGGCCGGGATCAACGTGGTCCGGTTGAACACGGCCCATATGAGCCATGAAGATGCCATGGAGGTGATCGAGAATACAAGGGCGGTATCCGAAAAGATCGGCATTCTTCTGGATACCAAAGGGCCTGAAATCAGAACCTGCGACGCAGAAGCCCCCCTGTCAGTGAAGCATGGGGATTTTATCCGCATCAAGGGGGCACCCGGTGAAAAATCAACCGGAGATCTTATCTGCGTGTCCTATGACCGGTTTGTCAACGATGTGCCTGTGGGCTCATCCGTGCTCATTGACGACGGGTATATCGCCCTGGCCGTGATGAAAAAAGAAGATAACCATCTGATCTGCCATGTGGAGAACGACGGAACCATCCATCCCAGGAAAAGTATTAATATCCCGTCCGTTCACGTCAAACTGCCGGCCCTCAGCGAAAAGGACAAGGGATTTATCAAGTTTGCCGCGGAACAGAATCTGGATTTTATCGCCCATTCCTTTGTGAGAAACAAAGAGGATGTGATGGCGGTCCAGAGCATCCTGGATAAAAAGAAATCCCCCATCAAAATCATTGCCAAGATTGAAAACGCCCAGGGGGTGGAAAACCTTGAGGAGATTCTGGACCATGCCTACGGGGTGATGATCGCCCGGGGGGACCTGGCCGTTGAAATTCCCACCGAGCAAATCCCGCTGATACAGAAGCAGATCGTCCAGACCTGCATTGAGCGCCGGCGGCCGGTGATCGTGGCCACCCAGATGCTTCATTCCATGATCGATTCCCCCAGGCCCACCCGGGCGGAAGTCTCGGACGTGGCCAATGCCTGCCTGGACCATGCCGACGCCCTGATGCTTTCCGGGGAGACGGCCAACGGAAAATATCCCGAGGTGGCCGTGAGGACCATGGCCAAGATTGCCAAGGAGGTGGAGGCGAAGCGGAGTTCCTTTATTGATGTGCCCTATACCAGTGAGAACAAGGTGACGGCTTACCTGGCCAAGGCGGCTGTAAAGGCGGCACTGCGGTTGAATACCAAGGGGATTGTGGCGGATTCCGTTTCTGGAAAGTCCATCCTGGCCCTGGCGGCCTACCGGGGAGACAATCCCATTTTCGCACAGGTCTATGACAAAAAGGTCATGCGGCAGCTTTCCCTGTCCTTTGGGGTGTTTGCAGATTATATCCCCATGGCGGGGGGCTCTTCCACCGGGCACCTCCAGGAATCCATCTGCCGGCTCATCACTGAAAATCATTTCAATGACGAAGAACTTATTATCGTGTTGGCCGGAAGCTTTGGGCCCAGGCACGGTGCCTCTTTTATCGAAATCAGTTCAGCCGGCAGTTTCAGGGAAAAATGTTAG
- the holA gene encoding DNA polymerase III subunit delta, with translation MGLIKHNTLEGQLAALTGAGASKVFLICGEPYLVRKAFDSLTGELLRGLPREFALETLDGKTTPVGDVVEQVSTFSFLQSRKVIALKDAPLFIARAGTGEIAYSAGDMDVLAGLIEKGIPENHTLVMTAGAPDRRKKVYKLINEKGMIIDCTVAQGARKADLEEQRAVLRDLARQMLSGTGKKMDPPGFNALVEQTGFNPELFAGNIEKLLAYTGTRPVITVQDIMAVVHRDKKDPIFSLTNAVMERDAARALNLLSSLFNEGFHPLQILKTLENQVRKLLAIKCFTAEVYASGTGVPPLRTMHFNGFKQVLLPRIVARDQEAAKTDKKIENILSPDKEAPKKGKNRKGAANDLLLAPNPKNPYPVFQNFQKSENFSLDELARALKSLADLDYSVKSSGSDAKTGIENFILVLCRKGEA, from the coding sequence ATGGGGCTGATCAAACATAATACCCTGGAGGGGCAATTGGCCGCCTTAACAGGAGCGGGCGCTTCAAAAGTGTTCCTCATCTGCGGAGAGCCCTATCTGGTGCGCAAGGCCTTTGATTCATTGACCGGTGAACTGCTGCGGGGATTGCCCAGGGAATTCGCCCTGGAAACCCTGGACGGCAAAACCACACCCGTGGGGGATGTGGTGGAGCAGGTTTCCACATTTTCATTTCTCCAGTCCAGAAAGGTGATCGCCCTCAAGGATGCCCCGCTTTTTATCGCCCGTGCTGGCACCGGGGAAATAGCTTACTCTGCCGGGGATATGGACGTGCTGGCCGGACTCATTGAAAAGGGGATTCCCGAGAACCATACCCTGGTCATGACCGCAGGCGCCCCGGACCGGCGCAAAAAGGTCTACAAGCTCATTAATGAAAAGGGCATGATCATTGACTGTACCGTTGCCCAGGGGGCAAGAAAGGCGGACCTGGAAGAGCAGCGGGCCGTGCTCCGTGACCTTGCCCGGCAGATGCTCTCCGGCACCGGCAAAAAAATGGACCCGCCCGGATTCAACGCCCTGGTGGAGCAGACCGGGTTCAACCCGGAGCTTTTCGCAGGGAACATTGAAAAACTGCTGGCCTATACCGGCACCCGGCCGGTGATTACGGTCCAGGATATCATGGCCGTGGTCCACCGTGATAAAAAAGACCCCATTTTCAGCCTGACCAATGCCGTGATGGAGCGGGATGCCGCCCGCGCCCTGAACCTTTTATCTTCCCTTTTCAATGAAGGGTTTCATCCCCTGCAGATTCTTAAAACCCTTGAGAACCAGGTAAGAAAGCTTTTGGCCATCAAATGCTTTACCGCTGAGGTCTATGCCTCTGGAACCGGCGTGCCGCCGTTGAGGACCATGCATTTTAACGGGTTCAAACAGGTCCTGCTTCCAAGAATCGTGGCCCGTGACCAGGAGGCGGCCAAGACCGATAAAAAAATTGAAAACATCCTGTCACCGGATAAAGAGGCGCCGAAAAAAGGCAAAAACAGAAAAGGGGCGGCAAATGATCTTTTACTTGCCCCCAATCCCAAAAATCCTTATCCTGTATTCCAGAATTTCCAAAAATCCGAAAATTTTTCCCTTGATGAATTGGCCCGTGCCCTGAAATCCCTTGCCGACCTGGATTACAGCGTAAAATCATCGGGGAGCGATGCAAAAACCGGTATAGAGAATTTCATCTTGGTTCTGTGCCGGAAAGGAGAGGCGTAG
- the lgt gene encoding prolipoprotein diacylglyceryl transferase gives MYPILLEIGSLKLYTYGLFLALGFMTAIWFTKRNARFYGISHQTVSDLFFAILVSAIVGARLLYVGINFKDYQNNFLEMFKIWNGGLVFFGGFIASVAAAVIFCRIRKLEVWKTADVLAPGLALGHAVGRFGCFFAGCCYGRACDLPIAVTFSHPESLAPLHTALHPTQLYMVGTNFVLFLILLAIQRRKRFTGMVFLSYVMLYSLFRAVVEFFRGDFRGDFFFEFISLSQGIGLVVSCLALIFMVIRFRSEKGK, from the coding sequence ATGTATCCCATCCTTCTGGAGATCGGCAGCCTGAAGCTCTACACCTACGGGCTTTTTCTGGCCCTGGGCTTTATGACGGCCATTTGGTTCACCAAGCGCAATGCACGGTTTTACGGCATTTCCCACCAGACCGTATCCGATCTTTTTTTTGCGATTCTGGTCTCTGCCATCGTCGGGGCCCGGCTGCTGTATGTGGGTATCAATTTCAAGGACTACCAGAATAATTTTCTGGAGATGTTCAAGATCTGGAACGGGGGGCTGGTCTTTTTCGGCGGATTTATTGCATCGGTGGCCGCTGCAGTGATTTTTTGCCGGATACGGAAGCTGGAAGTCTGGAAAACGGCAGATGTGCTGGCCCCGGGCCTGGCCCTGGGACATGCCGTGGGCCGGTTCGGCTGTTTTTTTGCCGGCTGCTGTTACGGCAGAGCCTGTGATTTGCCCATTGCAGTGACCTTCAGCCACCCCGAGAGCCTGGCGCCGCTGCACACGGCCCTGCATCCCACCCAATTGTATATGGTGGGTACCAATTTTGTACTCTTTCTCATCCTTTTGGCCATCCAGCGGCGCAAACGGTTCACCGGCATGGTATTTTTGAGCTATGTCATGCTCTATTCCCTGTTCCGGGCAGTGGTGGAGTTCTTCCGGGGGGATTTTCGGGGAGATTTTTTCTTTGAGTTCATCTCCCTTTCCCAGGGCATCGGCCTGGTGGTTTCCTGCCTGGCCCTGATTTTCATGGTGATCAGATTCCGGTCGGAAAAAGGAAAGTGA
- the lspA gene encoding signal peptidase II — MRTLLAVRYRHRLRSGPSHGLQALRRRPEGDSGVRILIPNIKRLALAGGGVALADQATKYLITTYLSLYDHISVVEGFFNINHVLNPGGAFGFFADQSDGVRKFVFLFLSSIVAGFVLWLYRKTAETHVFLSYGLALIFGGAVGNLIDRFRFGKVVDFLDFYIGTAHWPAFNIADSAISIGMAILIYHVVLNKIPEI, encoded by the coding sequence ATGCGAACGCTGCTGGCGGTTCGATACCGGCATCGGCTCCGATCCGGCCCATCCCACGGCCTGCAAGCGCTGCGCCGACGCCCTGAAGGAGATTCTGGGGTAAGGATTTTGATTCCAAACATAAAAAGACTGGCGCTGGCCGGCGGGGGCGTTGCCCTTGCCGACCAGGCCACCAAATACCTGATTACAACATACCTCTCCCTCTATGACCATATCTCGGTTGTAGAGGGATTTTTCAATATCAACCATGTGCTGAATCCCGGCGGTGCCTTCGGTTTTTTTGCCGACCAGTCAGACGGGGTGAGGAAATTTGTTTTTCTTTTTCTTTCTTCCATCGTCGCCGGGTTTGTCCTCTGGCTCTACCGTAAAACAGCCGAAACCCACGTGTTTCTCTCATACGGCCTGGCCCTGATTTTCGGGGGGGCCGTGGGCAATCTCATTGACCGGTTCCGGTTCGGCAAGGTGGTGGACTTCCTGGATTTCTACATCGGCACTGCCCACTGGCCGGCCTTTAATATTGCGGATTCGGCCATCAGCATCGGCATGGCAATACTTATTTACCATGTTGTACTGAACAAAATACCTGAGATATAG
- the ileS gene encoding isoleucine--tRNA ligase: MDYKKTLNLPSTKFAMKANLPQREPAMIKEWEQKKIYEKLREQSKDRPEFILHDGPPYANGHLHIGHAVNKILKDIIIRSKQMSGFNAPYVPGWDCHGLPIEHNVDKKLGKKKREMTPVQVRRECRAYAKKFVDIQREEFKRFGVAGEWDEPYLTMNYPYEARIAKECGEFALSGDMFLGKKPIYWCCNCQTALAEAEIEYHNHTSPSIYVKFPIKDDVSALIPKADGQTVSMVIWTTTPWTLPANLGVCLHPDFVYAAVKTQYQGILVMAKDLVENVMAQFGMDGYEIIAEIAAADLENKKCSHPFYDRDSLIILGDHVTLDAGTGCVHTAPGHGADDHIVGKRYGLECYSPVENNGVFSTDVQMFAGQFIFKANAEINKTLEEKNALLKNENMEHSYPHCWRCKKPVIYRATPQWFISMDKMELRKKSLDEINNVSWIPSWGRERIYSMIEHRPDWCLSRQRSWGVPIPVFHCNDCKKVYVTRESVDKIHQLFTEHSSDIWFEKDAEFLMPEGATCECGSKSFSKDQNILDVWFDSGVSHAAVLDERDGLSRPADLYLEGSDQHRGWFHSSLLTGVGRTGHAPYKAVLTHGFVVDEKGLKMSKSVGNVVAPEKVIKQYGADVLRLWAASADYRGDVSISDNIVKQLSDAYRRIRNTCRFLLGNLNGYRAADARPVSQMGELDRFILHRLHNVVKKCLAAYDSYEFHVIYHTLYNFCVVDLSSFYLDIIKDRLYTSPAGSDDRKDAQTAMALILDALVKIMAPILPFTAEEIYTHMDPEHMNRGEKKESIHMEDMVVLDPSWEDKELAGKWENIRLLRGEVTKALEAARADKLIGHPLDAWVQIKLPQGDLADQVAGLPGALNDIFIVSQAELVDGLEGDVYEGKEIDGLAIKVTKAQGEKCERCWRFDTGIGSDPAHPTACKRCADALKEILG, translated from the coding sequence ATGGATTATAAGAAAACCCTGAACCTGCCCTCAACCAAGTTTGCCATGAAGGCAAACCTGCCCCAGCGCGAACCTGCCATGATCAAGGAGTGGGAGCAGAAAAAAATATACGAGAAACTCCGGGAGCAGTCCAAGGACAGACCCGAGTTCATCCTCCACGACGGCCCTCCCTATGCCAACGGCCACCTGCACATCGGCCATGCCGTCAATAAGATATTAAAAGATATTATTATCCGTTCCAAACAGATGAGCGGCTTTAATGCCCCCTATGTGCCGGGCTGGGACTGCCATGGGCTGCCCATTGAACACAACGTGGACAAAAAGCTGGGCAAAAAGAAAAGGGAGATGACCCCGGTGCAGGTCCGGCGGGAGTGCCGGGCCTATGCCAAGAAATTTGTGGACATCCAGAGAGAGGAGTTCAAGCGCTTCGGCGTGGCCGGGGAATGGGACGAGCCCTACCTGACCATGAACTACCCCTATGAAGCCAGGATCGCCAAGGAATGCGGCGAGTTTGCCCTGTCCGGCGATATGTTCCTGGGTAAAAAGCCCATTTACTGGTGCTGCAACTGCCAGACCGCCCTGGCCGAGGCCGAGATCGAGTACCACAACCATACCTCGCCCTCCATTTACGTGAAATTTCCCATCAAGGACGATGTCTCAGCCCTGATCCCCAAAGCCGACGGCCAGACCGTCTCCATGGTGATCTGGACCACCACCCCCTGGACCCTGCCGGCCAACCTCGGGGTCTGCCTCCATCCGGATTTTGTCTATGCCGCCGTGAAAACCCAGTACCAGGGCATCCTCGTCATGGCCAAAGACCTGGTGGAAAATGTGATGGCCCAATTCGGCATGGACGGATATGAGATCATTGCCGAAATCGCTGCGGCCGACCTTGAAAATAAAAAATGCAGCCACCCCTTTTATGACAGGGACTCTCTGATCATCCTCGGGGACCATGTCACCCTGGATGCGGGTACGGGCTGCGTCCACACCGCTCCCGGCCACGGCGCAGACGACCATATCGTGGGCAAGCGCTACGGCCTTGAGTGCTATTCTCCGGTGGAGAACAACGGGGTCTTTTCCACGGATGTCCAGATGTTTGCCGGCCAGTTCATCTTCAAGGCCAATGCCGAAATCAATAAGACATTGGAAGAAAAGAACGCCCTGCTCAAAAATGAGAACATGGAGCATTCCTACCCCCATTGCTGGCGGTGCAAAAAACCGGTGATCTACCGGGCCACCCCCCAGTGGTTCATCTCAATGGACAAGATGGAACTGCGTAAAAAGAGCCTGGACGAGATCAACAATGTGAGCTGGATTCCCTCCTGGGGCCGGGAACGGATCTATTCCATGATCGAACACCGCCCGGACTGGTGCCTCTCCCGGCAGCGCTCCTGGGGGGTTCCCATTCCCGTTTTCCACTGCAATGACTGCAAAAAGGTCTATGTGACCCGGGAATCCGTGGACAAGATCCATCAGCTGTTCACCGAGCATTCCTCGGATATCTGGTTTGAAAAGGATGCCGAGTTCCTCATGCCCGAGGGGGCCACCTGTGAATGCGGGTCCAAAAGTTTCTCCAAGGACCAGAATATCCTGGACGTCTGGTTTGATTCCGGGGTCAGCCATGCCGCCGTCCTGGACGAGCGTGACGGCCTCTCCCGGCCGGCGGATCTTTACCTTGAGGGCTCCGACCAGCACCGGGGATGGTTTCATTCCTCCCTTCTCACCGGCGTGGGCCGCACCGGCCATGCCCCCTACAAGGCCGTGCTCACCCATGGGTTTGTGGTGGATGAAAAGGGATTGAAAATGTCCAAGTCCGTGGGCAATGTGGTGGCCCCGGAAAAGGTGATCAAGCAGTACGGTGCCGACGTGCTGCGGCTCTGGGCCGCCTCCGCCGATTACCGGGGGGATGTGAGCATTTCAGACAATATTGTCAAACAGCTTTCCGACGCCTACCGGCGGATCCGGAATACCTGCCGCTTTCTGCTGGGCAACCTTAACGGCTACAGGGCTGCCGATGCCCGTCCGGTATCCCAAATGGGAGAGCTGGACCGGTTCATTCTCCATCGCCTGCACAATGTGGTTAAAAAGTGCCTGGCCGCCTATGACAGCTATGAATTCCATGTGATTTACCACACCCTGTACAATTTCTGCGTGGTGGATCTCTCCTCATTCTACCTGGATATCATCAAGGACCGCCTATACACCTCTCCGGCCGGCTCGGATGACCGTAAAGACGCCCAGACCGCCATGGCCCTGATCCTGGACGCCCTGGTGAAAATCATGGCCCCCATCCTGCCCTTTACCGCAGAAGAAATCTATACCCATATGGACCCTGAGCATATGAACCGGGGAGAGAAAAAAGAGAGTATCCATATGGAAGATATGGTGGTCCTGGACCCGAGCTGGGAGGACAAGGAACTGGCCGGCAAGTGGGAAAATATCCGGCTTCTGCGCGGCGAAGTGACCAAGGCCCTTGAAGCGGCACGGGCCGACAAGCTCATCGGCCATCCCCTGGATGCCTGGGTTCAGATCAAGCTGCCCCAGGGCGACCTGGCGGACCAGGTGGCGGGCCTGCCCGGCGCCCTGAACGATATTTTCATCGTCTCCCAGGCCGAGCTGGTGGACGGGCTTGAAGGGGATGTATACGAGGGCAAGGAGATCGACGGCCTGGCCATTAAAGTGACCAAGGCCCAGGGTGAAAAATGCGAACGCTGCTGGCGGTTCGATACCGGCATCGGCTCCGATCCGGCCCATCCCACGGCCTGCAAGCGCTGCGCCGACGCCCTGAAGGAGATTCTGGGGTAA
- a CDS encoding DUF615 domain-containing protein, with protein sequence MEEEIEYKSKTQKKKEAEALQKLGLELAGLSVPQLERMDIPEKLKAALIDGKSITAKVAARRHRQYIGVLMRNVDPGAVRKALDGIDDEVPAPPPGKPDKVQDRVDLLIGGGTGEIERLLDQCPGLDRQRLRQLVRNVQKEKKGATPSKSMKALEKILGDALG encoded by the coding sequence ATGGAAGAAGAGATCGAATATAAGAGCAAAACACAGAAGAAAAAAGAGGCTGAGGCCCTCCAGAAACTGGGGCTGGAACTGGCCGGACTCTCGGTTCCCCAATTGGAGCGCATGGATATTCCGGAAAAACTGAAGGCGGCATTGATCGATGGCAAGTCCATCACGGCCAAGGTGGCGGCACGGCGGCACCGGCAGTATATCGGTGTACTCATGCGGAATGTGGATCCCGGGGCCGTGCGTAAAGCCCTGGACGGGATTGATGATGAGGTCCCGGCGCCACCCCCGGGCAAACCGGACAAGGTGCAGGACAGAGTGGACCTCCTGATTGGCGGCGGGACAGGGGAGATAGAGCGATTGCTGGACCAATGCCCGGGGCTGGACCGGCAGCGGCTGCGCCAGCTGGTCAGAAATGTGCAAAAAGAAAAAAAGGGGGCCACGCCCTCAAAATCCATGAAGGCACTTGAGAAAATACTCGGGGATGCCCTGGGGTAA
- a CDS encoding iron-containing alcohol dehydrogenase: protein MVQEDALLNLRTFLSPEIVYGRGALDLCGRHALSLGASKVCVVTDPGVRKAGWTKKAEKSLSQAGIPHIVFDAITPNPKAREVMEGSDLCIKEECDLLIAVGGGSPMDCAKGMGVIMGNAGHILDYQGVDMVPSPGPPLIFIPTTAGSAADVSQFAIVTDTDRKVKVAIISKMVIPDIALIDPETTTTMPPDLTAATGMDTLCHAFEAYASTAASPLTDMAALSAVRLTAAYLVNAYREPGNMKYRDKMMTASLMAGLAFSNASLGLVHAMAHSLGGALGLPHGECNALLLEQGVKYNYGAMPEKYNDLAEAMQLDIHRLGPDQRAAALSQCIAGLRKKLGITQRLSSLGVRQEDIPGLSEFAFKDPCLATNPREAGPEEIQQLYMNIF, encoded by the coding sequence ATCGTGCAGGAAGACGCTCTGTTAAATCTCAGGACATTTCTTTCACCGGAAATCGTTTACGGACGGGGTGCATTGGATCTTTGCGGCCGACATGCCCTCAGCCTCGGCGCATCCAAGGTATGCGTCGTTACAGACCCTGGCGTCAGAAAAGCCGGATGGACAAAAAAAGCCGAAAAAAGCCTGTCCCAGGCCGGTATCCCCCATATCGTCTTTGATGCCATTACGCCCAACCCAAAGGCCCGGGAGGTAATGGAAGGCAGCGACCTGTGCATCAAGGAAGAATGCGACCTTCTGATTGCCGTGGGCGGAGGCAGTCCCATGGACTGCGCCAAGGGCATGGGGGTAATCATGGGAAACGCCGGCCACATCCTGGATTACCAGGGGGTGGATATGGTACCCAGCCCGGGCCCGCCGCTGATTTTTATTCCGACCACCGCCGGCAGTGCGGCGGACGTTTCCCAATTTGCCATTGTCACGGATACGGACCGGAAAGTTAAGGTTGCCATCATCAGTAAGATGGTGATCCCCGATATCGCCCTAATCGATCCGGAAACAACCACGACCATGCCCCCGGACCTGACCGCGGCAACCGGCATGGACACCCTCTGCCACGCCTTTGAGGCATATGCATCCACGGCCGCATCCCCCCTCACGGATATGGCGGCCCTTTCCGCCGTGCGGCTCACCGCCGCTTACCTGGTTAACGCTTACAGGGAGCCCGGCAACATGAAATACAGGGACAAGATGATGACCGCCAGCCTCATGGCAGGCCTGGCCTTTTCAAATGCCAGCCTGGGACTGGTCCACGCCATGGCCCACAGTCTGGGCGGCGCCCTGGGACTGCCCCACGGAGAGTGCAACGCCCTGCTTCTGGAGCAGGGGGTGAAATACAATTACGGGGCCATGCCAGAAAAATACAACGACCTGGCAGAGGCAATGCAACTTGACATCCACCGCCTTGGACCGGACCAGCGGGCAGCGGCACTCTCCCAATGCATCGCCGGCCTGCGAAAAAAATTGGGCATCACCCAGCGCCTCAGCAGCCTGGGTGTCCGGCAAGAAGACATCCCGGGCCTGTCGGAATTCGCCTTTAAAGACCCCTGCCTGGCAACCAACCCAAGGGAGGCCGGGCCGGAGGAGATCCAACAATTATACATGAACATCTTCTAA